In Pseudomonadota bacterium, a genomic segment contains:
- a CDS encoding type 4a pilus biogenesis protein PilO, protein MNWEEIKNLDFEDPGGWPPVAKGVAAAAVVVFILVVAYFLKFKDEWQVLKDKEQQEITLRAEFETKQQKAANLEKYRTQLAELRKLLEDLIDQLPNQTEMAKLLQEVSQKAIGSGIDVDKFQPQSEVLKEVYAEKPITWEMVGGYHQFGDFVSEISDLPRLVVVTQNITLQPADDDTNRLKLSGTVNTYRYLTEDEQLQMAQPPQGAQR, encoded by the coding sequence ATGAACTGGGAAGAAATTAAGAATCTCGACTTCGAAGATCCCGGTGGCTGGCCGCCGGTCGCCAAGGGTGTCGCTGCGGCTGCGGTGGTCGTCTTTATCCTGGTGGTTGCCTACTTTTTGAAATTCAAAGACGAGTGGCAGGTCCTCAAGGACAAAGAGCAGCAGGAGATTACGCTGCGGGCCGAATTTGAGACCAAGCAGCAAAAGGCCGCCAACCTTGAGAAGTACCGGACGCAGCTCGCCGAGCTGCGTAAGCTGTTGGAAGATCTGATCGACCAGCTGCCCAATCAAACCGAGATGGCCAAGCTGCTGCAGGAAGTCTCGCAAAAGGCGATCGGTTCTGGCATCGACGTGGACAAGTTTCAGCCCCAGTCGGAAGTACTGAAAGAGGTCTACGCCGAGAAGCCGATTACCTGGGAAATGGTCGGCGGCTATCACCAGTTCGGCGACTTCGTGTCAGAGATTTCTGACCTCCCGCGGCTGGTTGTGGTTACGCAAAACATTACGCTCCAGCCGGCGGACGATGACACCAACCGGCTCAAGCTCTCCGGGACGGTCAACACCTATCGTTACCTGACCGAAGACGAGCAGCTGCAGATGGCGCAGCCTCCGCAAGGAGCACAACGCTAA
- a CDS encoding pilus assembly protein PilP, whose product MKSATYTILAALLLAGCTGGTGDLERYIDQINSRAGEEIEPLPAPVDPPKLIYQAHDLRDPFTGGPLLVDEPAPEAEAEIAGAATGPRPDPNRPKEDLERFELDSLEMVGTFFIDSVLYALVEDPDGLLYRVREDNYMGRNHGRVIAVYEDSVELVELLPDGEGWQENRAEVALDEE is encoded by the coding sequence ATGAAATCGGCGACTTACACGATCCTAGCGGCGCTGCTGCTGGCCGGTTGCACCGGCGGAACCGGAGATCTCGAGCGGTACATCGATCAGATCAACAGTCGGGCAGGCGAGGAAATCGAACCACTGCCGGCGCCGGTTGATCCGCCGAAACTCATTTATCAAGCCCACGACCTGCGCGATCCGTTCACCGGCGGTCCGCTGCTGGTTGATGAGCCCGCGCCGGAGGCTGAGGCTGAGATAGCGGGTGCCGCCACCGGTCCTCGACCCGATCCAAACCGGCCGAAGGAAGACCTGGAGCGGTTCGAGCTGGATAGCCTGGAAATGGTCGGCACCTTTTTCATCGACAGCGTGCTCTATGCGTTGGTGGAAGACCCCGATGGTTTGCTGTATCGGGTTAGGGAAGACAATTACATGGGGCGCAATCACGGTCGGGTGATTGCGGTTTACGAGGATAGTGTGGAGCTCGTGGAGCTGCTGCCCGATGGCGAGGGGTGGCAGGAAAACCGCGCAGAAGTAGCTCTCGATGAAGAATAA